The stretch of DNA CGAGGATCGCGTACATGCCTTCCGGCTGGTCTCCGGTCGCGATGCCGTTGGTGTTGTTGTTGCGGTAGCCGGTGCCGGGGGCGATGAAGACGCCGTATGCCTTGTGACCGCCCACGGTGACCGGTGCGGCGGATGCTTCCGCCAGGTTGTCGTACCCGCCCGCGGCCGGGCCCGAGAACCCTCCGGGCGGTGCCTGGGTGAGGTGGTTTCCGCGGCCGGACTGGTCTTGGATGACGGTGATGAGGCAGCTCGTTCCCGCGCAGAACGAGTCCTGCGCGGCAGCGTCGGCGTAACCGCCCGCGCTGAGCACACCGATGTCCCGGGTGGCGCCGTCGGAGGCGCGTTTGACCTGGTAGAGGCGGCCGTTGTACGCGGAGTACAGTGCGCGGGTCGTGCTGTGAGCGGCCACGCAGGGCGTGCCGCCGGAGGCGTACAGGTCACAGGGGAGTGTGCCGGCGGCTGCGGCGCTGCTGCCGGCGGAGGCCCGACCGCCGAGCATGGCCGTGGCCATGGCCAGCACGAGCGCCAGCAGAGCTAGCGGTCTGACCCGCCTGGAGCGGGTCGGTGTCACAGACATGAGTGGCCTCCTGGGATGGGGGGCGGCGGCGTCCCACCGCCGGGGCCGGACGGACTCAGCAAAGGCATGAACATGTCATTTCTGAGGACGTCCGGAGCGGATCGAAGACTGCTGCCGTGCGCGTCCGGAGCTGTCAGAACGGCGACCAGATTTGACGGTATTTCGAACAACGGTCGCAGTTACGGACAAGCATTGATGATAGGAAGCCGTCGAAGAGTGTCAACATCTCTCACATGTCCGATATTTCGACCACCGAAATCGGAGGTCAGAGAGGTGAGGAGCGAGCGCGGCGTTGACCACCTCGCTGATGCGGCCGCCCTGCCCAGCTACCTCGTTCCCCCGCGCCCCGACCGCCGTCCGGCCGCGTTGTCAGTGGTCGCCGATAGCTTCGATCATGTTCCGCCGAGGTGGCGTGAGCGCCCCCTTTCGCATGCATGGGAGATGGTGCGTTGTCGGTCTGGGAGAAGTCGAGCACGGCACGGGTGGTGCCGTCGGCACGGCCGCGGAAGCTCGCGAAGGTGCCGTTCGTCGAGTTGGCCGACGGGCGGTTGCAGGGTGTGGTGTCCAGCGGGTCGGACATCGGACGCGTGTATGTGTCCTCGGTCGAGGCGGGGACGTACGCGTTCGCGTGCAGCACCAACAACAACCGCCCCTGCGGCGGTGCCCGCGGAATGTTCTGCAACCACATACGCGCGCTCATCGGCGAGGCCGTGCTGCAGTACGGCGCCGAGCGCGTGGCCCGGTACCTGAAGGTCGAGGTCGACGCGGCGGAGCCGGACGCGCACGCCGTCATCGCCGTCATGACGGCCACGCGCCCCACGGCGGCCGGCGGTTCGGCCGCGGCCCGGGTGTTCAGCCGGTTCCTGCGGCACCTGGCCTATCTCGAACTCGCGCCGAGTACCGCACCCGTGCCCGAGATGCAGTGGTTCCCCACGACGAGGGCGGTGGCCTGATGCATGCCGATCTGCTGTCCGACTCCGTCGACGGCCTTGACGAGGCTCTCGCGGCCGTGGACGGGTTCGACGAAGCTCTCGTCGCCGGTCTGCTGCGTCCGCAGCCCGGCCAGGCCGCCGGTCTGACCGGGCTCGCGGACGCCGTCGCCGGGACGCCGCTGGCCGCGCGGGTGGCCGAGGCCGCCGACAAGGCGGTCGCCGGAGCCGCCGACGAGGACCACTTCGTCGCACTCGCCGCGGCCCGTACCGCCCTGCTCGGTTCCGTGCACGACGCGCTGACCGATCGCGTCGAGGAGGCCACCGGCCGGCCGCGGGTCGAGGAAGCCGACACCGCGGCGGCCGGCGACGACGGGCACGCGGCGAATCCGTACGCCGCAGCGCGCAGTTGGTTGTGCGATCTGGCGCGGGCCGGCTGGCAGGGCATCGACCACGAACTCGTCGACGGGGCCGCGCCGGTTGTCTCCGCGATGCTGCCCGACCCGGCGCTGCGCCGCCTGGCCACGCTGCTCGACGGTTTCGCCGCCGAACTCGCCGCCTCCTGCCCGGGGGCGACCCTGGAGCGCGTGCCGGTGCGCCGCTGGGCCGACCTGTGGTCACGCGCCCTGCTGCTGACGCTGCCGGGCGCGGCGCGCGCTTCCGCCGTGGCCGAGGCGACCGGCCGGCTGCTGCCGCTCGGTGTCGACGTGCAGGAGCACGACACCGCCGTACAGGCGCAGGTGCACGCGGTGTTCGAGCCCGCGGACGGCGGCACGCCCCGGCTGGTGCGCGCCTCGGTGTCCGCGCCCAAGCCGGACACGGTCGTCGGCGCCGGTCTGTGGCAGCTGCTGCGGCCGCACATGTCCCTGCTGGGGGCCGTGAGCGAGGGCCGCGCCATGGACCTCGACGCGATGCCCGTCACCGAGGAGGGCGACCTGATCTGGGACGACGGCCGTGCGCGCATGGGTGAGCCCGCCGAGGTCCTCACCACCGCCCGGGTGGCCCTGCCCACCGCCGCCGCCTTCGCCACCGCGCCGCTCGACCGGCATCCGGCCCGGATCGCGGTGCCCGTTCTGCTGGAGGGCTACGGCGTGGAGGAAGGCGACGACGGGACCGTCTTCCAGCTCGCCGGGTACCGCCTGGCCGTCGACACCGATCGCGTCCCGTCCGCCGGTCCGCTCGCGCCCGAGGCCGTCGCCGCGTCCGGCGCGTGTGTCGGGCTGCTGCGCTGGGACGCCGGACAGTTCCTGTTCCAGCCGCTCGCCGTCGAACGGACCGTGCGGAAGAAGGCCGTCGCCGTGCACGCGGGCGCCTGGGCCGGGGGTACGGCCGACAAGGCCGGGGTCCGGGCCGAGAAGGCCGCCACCGACGCCGTCACCGTGCTGCGCGAACGTGCCGGAAGGCTGCTGCGGAAATGACCGAGGACTTCTCCGGACAGGCTGCCGCCCCTGAGCCCGATCCGTACGACAACCGGCGGCAGGTCCTCTACTGGCGTCTGCTGGCCCGTCTCTTCGACCCGGAGGAGCAGGCCGGTCTGGAGTCGGCGAGTCTCGCCGTGGTCGAGGACATCGGCCTGCCGTCCGCCTTGCTCGACCCCGGTGCGTCGGTCGGCTCCGTCGTGCAGCGGCACCCGGAGCTGGCCGCCGAGTTCGACGGGCTGATGGCACCGGCGCCGGACGAGGACGGCGAGCGCGACCGGGCCGCCGAGGTGCGGCGGGCGGCGCTGGCGTCGAAGGTGCTGCTGAACGTCTTCGCCTCGCGCCCCGGCACCGTCACCGCGGAGCAGCTGGCCCGCTGGCAGTCCGACGCCGACTGGCTGGAGCGCGCGCTGGGCTGCCGGCCCGGTGAGCTGCGCGGCGGACGCGGCGGCACCCACCGCATGGGGGCCGGAGGGGGCGTCAGCCCGACCGGCACCGGAATCGGCGGCCCCGCGCCGGACCTCAGCCGGCTGATCCCCGCGATCGGCCCGGAACTCGGCTCCATCGAGGGCGATCTCGTCAAGCGCATGCACCTGCGCGAGGTGCTGGCCGACCCGCAGCTGGCCTCGCGGCTGACGCCGAGCATGTCCCTGATCGAGCAGTTGCTGCGCGACAAGAACAACCTCTCCGGCGTGGCCCTGGCCAACGCCAAGGCTCTGATACGCCGTTACGTCGACGAGGTCACCGAGGTGCTGCGCACCCAGGTGGAGAAGGCCACGGTCGGCGAGCTCGACCGGTCCGTCCCGCCCAAGCGCGTGTTCCGCAACCTCGACCTCGACCGCACCATCTGGAAGAACCTCACCAACTGGAGCCCGGAGGAGGAGCGGCTCTACGTCGACCGCCTCTACTACCGGCACACCAGCCGCAAGACGACGCCCCAGCGGCTCGTCGTGGTCGTGGACCAGTCGGGTTCCATGGTCGACTCGATGGTCAACTGCACCATCCTGGCCTCCATCTTCGCCGGGCTGCCGAAGGTGGACGTCCACCTGATCGCCTACGACACCCAGGCCCTGGACCTCACTCCCTGGGCACACGACCCGTTCGAGACGCTGCTGCGCACCAAGCTGGGCGGCGGCACCGACGGCACCGTCGCCATGCGGCTCGCGCAGCCGAAGATCGCCGAGCCGCGCAACACCGTCGTGGTGTGGATCTCCGACTTCTACGAGTGGCGGCACCAGGAGCTGTTCGACAGCATGGCCGCCCTTCACCGCTCGGGCGCGAAGTTCATCCCGGTCGGCTCGGTGACCAGCTCCGGGCGCGGCAGCGTCAACCCGTGGTTCCGGGAGCGTTTCAAGGACCTCGGCACGCCGGTGATCTCCGGCCACATCAAGAAGCTCGTGCACGAACTCAAGACGTTTCTCACCTGATCACCGACCGTACGTCCGCGTCGTTGTGATCACCCCACGGAAAGGCCCTCCCCTCATGTCCGACCTGCTGCGCGCCCCCGCCGAGATCAAGTACGCCGAGGAACTCGACTGGCTGGAGTCGATCGACGACGGTCCCAAGCCGTTCTCATGGCGTCTGTCCCCGAAGATGGTCCGCCTGTTCATCCTGGGCTCCGAGCGCTCCGACGGCCTGGACCGGGAGATCTCGCAGAAGTGGTTCGGCGACCGGAGCTTCGTCGAGCGTTCCATCGTCACCCTCGCCTCGGACCGCGGTCTGCTGCTCATCGGCGACCCCGGCACCGGCAAGAGCTGGCTGGCGGAGCTGCTGTCCGCCGCGATCAGCCGTAACTCCACGCTGGTGGTGCAGGGCACGGCGGGCACCACCGAGGACCACATCAAGTACTCGTGGAACGTGTCCATGGTCATCGCCAAGGGCCAGTCGCGGGAGTCGATGATCCCCTCCCCGATCATGACCGCGATGGAGGCCGGTGCCATCGGCCGGTTCGAGGAGCTGACCCGGTCCACGAGCGATGTCCAGGACGCGTTGATCTCGATCCTCTCCGAGAAGTACATCTCCGTTCCCGAACTGGAGAGCGGCGGCAGCGACAACATCGTCTTCGCCAAGCCCGGTTTCTCGATCATCGCCACGGCCAACAGCCGCGACCGGGGCGTCAACGACCTGTCCTCCGCGCTCAAGCGCCGCTTCAACTTCGTCCGCATCCCCGTCGTGACGAACAAGAAGAGCGAGGCGGAGATCGTCCGTTTCCGCACCGAGGAACTGCTGCGCCGGCACTCGGTCGACCTCGATGTCCCGCCGACCCTGCTCGACGTGCTCCTGCAGAGCTTCGCCGACCTGCGCGCGTCCGCAGCCGCGGCCGGCAGCGACGACGAGAAGCTGGAGTCGGCGCTGTCGACCGCCGAGCAGATCGGCGTGCTGGAGGACGCCGTCCTGCACAGCAACTTCTTCGGCGAACGCGCCCTGACCGCCCGCACTCTCGCTTCCTCGCTCGTCGGCTCCCTCACCCGCCGCGAGCCCGAGGACCTGGCCATCCTCAACAAGTACCTGCACGGTGTCGTCGAGCCGCGCAGCAAGGAGGAGGGTGGCTCCTGGCCCGAGTTCCTGGAGGGCGGCCGCGACGCGATCGCCACGCTGTCATGAGCGGGCCCCAGGAGAGCGGCACGTTCGCCGCGCTGCGCGGGCAACTGCAGGAGGCCGCCGCCACGTTCGCGGGCGGACCCGACGCCCTGGAGGGCATCCTCCTCGGCATGGTCGACGACGTCGACCGGGCGGTGCGCGAGCCACTGGAGATCTTCCCCGTCTGCCATCACTCGCCCGCCTCGGCGACCGCCATGGCCCGGCGGCTGCGCGAGAAGCAGCCCAAGGTGGTCTACCTGGAGCTGTGCGAGGACATGGCACCGCTGCTGACCGAGCTGCGCAACTGCCGGTTGCCGGTGGCGGTGCAGGCGTTCGCCGGTGACGTCGACGGCTTCCCCCGCGACTGGGCTCCGCTGTCGGTCGTCGCACCGATCACCGAGGCGTCCGCCGAGTACCAGGCCATCGCGTACGCCCTGGACACGCCGGGTGTGGAACTGGTGCTCGTGGACCGGTCCGCGGACCACGTCTTCCAGTGGGACACCGGCGGCGAGCAGGCGCGGGAGGCCGCGGCGGAGGACACCGACCCCCCGGCCGAGGCCGAGACCGCCCTGCACGGCGAGGCCGTCGGCGTCGAACTCGGTGACCTCCGGCCGCGCTTCGCCGAGCTGGAGGAACACCTGCTGCGGCACGGCAGGGTGCGGCACTGGTCGGAGTGGTGGCACCAGTACGTCGAGGTGCCGCTCGGCGACAGTGCAGCCGGCCACGACACCTACCGCCAGGTGATGCTCCTCGTCGGCAGCCTGTTCCGGCGCCTCGCTCCGGGCGACGGCGCCCGGGTCCGCGTGGACGAGGACCGCGAACGGTACATGTGGACCCGGATGCGCGAGCACCTGACGGCCACCGGGACCGATCCGGCGGACTGCCTGTACGTGTGCGGGGCGTTCCACGCGGTCAGCCGCGTCGAGGAGTTCGGCGTGCACGGCGCCGCCGAGACGTTCACGATCTCCCCGCGCACCGCCACCACCTGGCAGTACGGGCTGATCCCGTCCAGCCACGCGGCGATCGAGGCGCAGTTCGGTCTCGCCGCCGGCTCGGTGTCGATCGCCTCGACGGAGTGGACGAAGAACCTGAAGCGCACCCGGGTGCAGCCGTACCGGCTGGCGGGCCAGGCGGGCACGAAGAAGTCCGCGGCGAAGAAGGCCCCGGCGAAGAGGACCTCGGCGGCGGAGGTCCGGGGCGGGCAAGTCATCGTGCCCGCACCAGAGTCCACCACCATCCCGGCACCGGAGTCCGCCGCCGCGGACCGGCTGTCCGGCTTCCTGCACAGGCCGCCTGTGCTCGACGGCCTGGACGAGGCCGAACTGCTCGGCTGGTCGGTGGACATCGTGCGTGCGGCCCGGCGCAACGGCTACCTCGCCTCCACCGCCGACGCCATCGCGGTGTTCGAGACGTCGGTCCTGCTCGCCGGGATGCGGGACCGGGCCAAGCCCACACCGTACGACTTCCAGGACGCGGCGGTCACCTGCATCGAGAAGGACGCCGTGCCGGGGCGGCGGGACGTGCGGCGCCTCGTCGAGATCATGATGGGCGGCGACCGGATCGGCCAGGTCGGCTACGAGGCGCTGCCGCCGCTCGCCCGCGATGTGCACGACCGGCTGGCACCGCTCGGACTGAAACTCCAGCAGCGCGGCGTGCAAAGGGCGTTGCTGGACATGGCCTCCCGGTCCGAGCTCCAGGCCTGCTCCGACGTCCTGTGGATGCTGCGGCGCCTGATGCCGCACGGCGCCGCCCGGCCGATCATGGGCGAGCGGCGGCTCGGTGAGCGTTCGATCCAGGAGTCCTGGGACCTGGCGCTCGGCACCCACCAACGGGCCCTCATCGAGCTCGGTTACGAGGGCGTCAGCATCGAGCAGGTCCTGGAACAGCGGCTGCGGCGCGACGCGTACGGCCCGCAGGCGACGACCGCGACCGTACTGGCCGCGGTCGAGGACGCGACCCTGTACCTGCGCAGCCGCCGCCTCGCCGACGAACTCGGCACGCACGCGCTGAAGGTGCTCGCCACCGAGCGCAGCGTCGACGGCGCGCCGGAAGTGCTGCGCCGGGTGCGCGGGCTGCTGGCGTACTACCGCACCAGCGAACCGGTGCTGCCGCAGTGGATCGAGTCGTTCGTCAAGACCGGCTACGCCCACTACTGCACGCTGCTGCCGGTGGCGTTCCGGGACGAGGACGCGACGGTCGGGCAGGTCGCGGCGATGCTCGGCTTCCTGTTCAGCATGGAGAGCCTCGCGCTGTCGCTGGGCTGTGACCGGGCCCAGTTGGAGCTGGCGGTCGCCCAGTCGCATCCCGAGGAGCCGTCGAAGACGGCCCTGCTGTGGGCGGCGCAGGTGCAGCTCGGCGCGCTGTCCCGGGCGGAGTTGCGGGGACGGTGCGACGCGCTGCTGGACAATCCGCTGGTGGTGCCCGCCTATCCCCGTTACCTCAGCGGCTTCGTCCACGCACTGGAGCCGGTGCCGGGGTTGGCGGACGTGGTCGTGGAAGCGGTGTCGAACGCGTTTGGACGGTTGCCCGACGCGGTCCTGCTGCCGTGGCTGCCGCTGCTCATCACCACCTTGCGGTCCGGCGCCGCGGAGCTGGCCCCGCTGCTGATCCGCGAGGCAGGGCGGATCTTCCCGGGGCGGCTGGCGGCCTTGGACGCCTGGATCCCACCGTGGCGGACGCCCCCGGCCCCGCCCGCCACCCGCCGGACGCGGTCCAGCGGGCACGACCGCCAGGGCGCCGCACTGCTCCCGGCGCATCCGGCGACCTGCGACGCGGTGGCGGAGCTGCTGGGCTGCACGCAGGGGTGGACGCCGGCCGACGTCCCGCCCCCGTCGGGTATCCGGTTGCTGACCGCGCATCCGGCGACGTGCGACGCGGTGGCGGACCTGCTGGGCTGCGACGGCGCGTGGACGGCGTCCGGCGCTGCACCTTCGGGCGCCGCGCTGACGAGCCGGCATCCAGCCACGGCGAAGGCCTTGGAGTCCCTGCTCACGAACGCATGAGAGCGAGGGCTCATGGCGCCGGCCGAGTCCTGGGCCCACCAGGATCCGGCCGGTCCGGCGGCGTGCCCGGCGTGCCGGTCTCGGCCGCGTCGTGCCGGCCGCTTTCGCCCG from Streptomyces sp. 6-11-2 encodes:
- a CDS encoding VWA domain-containing protein → MTEDFSGQAAAPEPDPYDNRRQVLYWRLLARLFDPEEQAGLESASLAVVEDIGLPSALLDPGASVGSVVQRHPELAAEFDGLMAPAPDEDGERDRAAEVRRAALASKVLLNVFASRPGTVTAEQLARWQSDADWLERALGCRPGELRGGRGGTHRMGAGGGVSPTGTGIGGPAPDLSRLIPAIGPELGSIEGDLVKRMHLREVLADPQLASRLTPSMSLIEQLLRDKNNLSGVALANAKALIRRYVDEVTEVLRTQVEKATVGELDRSVPPKRVFRNLDLDRTIWKNLTNWSPEEERLYVDRLYYRHTSRKTTPQRLVVVVDQSGSMVDSMVNCTILASIFAGLPKVDVHLIAYDTQALDLTPWAHDPFETLLRTKLGGGTDGTVAMRLAQPKIAEPRNTVVVWISDFYEWRHQELFDSMAALHRSGAKFIPVGSVTSSGRGSVNPWFRERFKDLGTPVISGHIKKLVHELKTFLT
- a CDS encoding AAA family ATPase; this encodes MSDLLRAPAEIKYAEELDWLESIDDGPKPFSWRLSPKMVRLFILGSERSDGLDREISQKWFGDRSFVERSIVTLASDRGLLLIGDPGTGKSWLAELLSAAISRNSTLVVQGTAGTTEDHIKYSWNVSMVIAKGQSRESMIPSPIMTAMEAGAIGRFEELTRSTSDVQDALISILSEKYISVPELESGGSDNIVFAKPGFSIIATANSRDRGVNDLSSALKRRFNFVRIPVVTNKKSEAEIVRFRTEELLRRHSVDLDVPPTLLDVLLQSFADLRASAAAAGSDDEKLESALSTAEQIGVLEDAVLHSNFFGERALTARTLASSLVGSLTRREPEDLAILNKYLHGVVEPRSKEEGGSWPEFLEGGRDAIATLS
- a CDS encoding DUF5682 family protein; the encoded protein is MSGPQESGTFAALRGQLQEAAATFAGGPDALEGILLGMVDDVDRAVREPLEIFPVCHHSPASATAMARRLREKQPKVVYLELCEDMAPLLTELRNCRLPVAVQAFAGDVDGFPRDWAPLSVVAPITEASAEYQAIAYALDTPGVELVLVDRSADHVFQWDTGGEQAREAAAEDTDPPAEAETALHGEAVGVELGDLRPRFAELEEHLLRHGRVRHWSEWWHQYVEVPLGDSAAGHDTYRQVMLLVGSLFRRLAPGDGARVRVDEDRERYMWTRMREHLTATGTDPADCLYVCGAFHAVSRVEEFGVHGAAETFTISPRTATTWQYGLIPSSHAAIEAQFGLAAGSVSIASTEWTKNLKRTRVQPYRLAGQAGTKKSAAKKAPAKRTSAAEVRGGQVIVPAPESTTIPAPESAAADRLSGFLHRPPVLDGLDEAELLGWSVDIVRAARRNGYLASTADAIAVFETSVLLAGMRDRAKPTPYDFQDAAVTCIEKDAVPGRRDVRRLVEIMMGGDRIGQVGYEALPPLARDVHDRLAPLGLKLQQRGVQRALLDMASRSELQACSDVLWMLRRLMPHGAARPIMGERRLGERSIQESWDLALGTHQRALIELGYEGVSIEQVLEQRLRRDAYGPQATTATVLAAVEDATLYLRSRRLADELGTHALKVLATERSVDGAPEVLRRVRGLLAYYRTSEPVLPQWIESFVKTGYAHYCTLLPVAFRDEDATVGQVAAMLGFLFSMESLALSLGCDRAQLELAVAQSHPEEPSKTALLWAAQVQLGALSRAELRGRCDALLDNPLVVPAYPRYLSGFVHALEPVPGLADVVVEAVSNAFGRLPDAVLLPWLPLLITTLRSGAAELAPLLIREAGRIFPGRLAALDAWIPPWRTPPAPPATRRTRSSGHDRQGAALLPAHPATCDAVAELLGCTQGWTPADVPPPSGIRLLTAHPATCDAVADLLGCDGAWTASGAAPSGAALTSRHPATAKALESLLTNA